The genomic segment aacatcatgaaactaaaacattcatcaatggcacatttcaaaatcatcaacaattcacaaaattaagacatgggttttgaagttttcaaagcaacgatctaaaaaacgtaagaattataaaaaaaaaacaaaattcatacctcaatcaagcttgCAAGTGCCGAATATATTAAAGCTTTTAAAAAATCTTCTTTGTTCTTAGTTTCGACCAAAAGATGGAGAAATAAtgctttaattttaatatattaaacataaactaacattaataattagtttactttattaacctttatataaatatatatatacatatatatataaggctATACTTGTACCTTGCCACCCACTAACTATATTTTGGCCTTATTACATCATAAATCCTCCATttaataaagacaacaacaatttgattcctttagatttaacccctaaattttcattttacgcgattaagccattttctttaatcaatctctcaaatgacaaaattaaaacacgaaaatttcatacaattaaattcacacatcataaacacacaaaataatattaaaatgttttttttctaattcggatttgtggtcctgaaaccactgttccgattagggtcaaaattaggCTGTTATATAAACTTTCTTGACAAGATTCAGGCGGATCTGTATCTATGGGCCGATCAAATTCATATCGTTACCAGTCTGTTATCACGAATCATTATGCCGGTGCATTGAGATATGAAGGTTGGGACAAAGGTGTTGTCGTCAATCCAACTAGTCGAGGATGTTTCATATGGGAAGAACATTGACTCGATAGAACGGAATGCTATGAAAGCCCCTTTGGAAATGTTAGTGGCGCAAGAGATCAATAAGAAGCCCGTAGAATCGACTGTAAAGTTGACACCTTTAGGAAAGGTGGGTTGTGCATCAGCTTTGAGGAAAAAAGAGTGATGGAAAAACAATTGGGACGAGTAAATGCTGCGAGTAAGGTACATTGTGAACACTTTGATAGTGTCTTGAATTCTAACTTGTTGGCTTGGCAAGATCGTAAGGGCCCTTTCAAAGTTCTTAAGTAAGGACACCGAGGGACTGTGGGCGATACGAAGCCAAGGTGTGAGAATCAAGGGGATTCCAAAGAGAGCAAGTCAAAATTGGCGCAAGTTAGAGTGGAGACTTCTTGCTAATAAGATGTACCAATGAATGCAATGGATCAAGTTAAGAGGCGATGGAAGTCGAGACAAAGGTTCCAAAGGAAAGGATAACCTGATCACAAGACAAGTCGGGAAGGAGCCAAGGCAACGAGAGAGTTCGAAAGAGAATCAAGTTAGTGCCATTTTGAAGGCGCAATGAGGACGTTGTAGGAataggtgggggagaatgtcacgggccaaagtgcaaaaCCTGTGGCTATGGCACAAGATGCaccccatggaggtctatcgattagatgcGGATTGTCAGTCCATGAGAACTAGCCCGATTCAAAGAACTATTGGAGAAGCTTGTCAGATTGAAGCTTGGGTGGCCCAATAATGAAGACATGGCAACATAGGCTACATTGGTAAATATAggaactaatcttagaagattgataggaatcatatcttgtaaagattaggtTTGATTAGATACTTTATCTTGTAAATCCCATTATTTAAAGGATAAGGCTAagctcgtccgtcgatgtaacttGATATTGACCATCGATTTTGAGGGAGATCAACtgtaaatagagagcctccccctcacttGTAAATCACCTTATTCATCCATTACTTCTTCATTCTTTGTGAATAATAGAATACTGAGAGTATTTACTTAAACACCTCTCGTGTattcttttctgtggctttctgttgttcttttgtgGCTTCTTTTAACATAATTGCTTCCACTATGCAAATTGGTGCGTTGGAGGAATTCTAAAGGAATCCCCACTTTTGgtggttaggctgacttaggcgagtttggaacGAACGGATAGTCTAAGGCCACACAGATCGCGAGATGAAAGATCTATCCCCGTGACACTTGGCTTTGAAGACTTTATTTGATATTCAAATTGGAGGACTTTATCCTTGATAATATTGCAATTCAAATGGTGAATTTGTCTACACAAAGTATCTTAGACGCTACCATTTTTGCCCATAAATAGGCAGCACTTATACATGTATCAATGCATATTTTGTGAGCGCTTATGCTACATTTTACTTATGTATTTGTTGTTAGTTTGTGCTTGTACTTGCACTCTTTTATAGGTTTTATTGGAGAGTTTCTGTTTGTTGTAAGTGAGGTTATTTGGGTAAGTGATTATAACAAGTCAAGGTTATCTATTGGAGTCGCAATTACTTCTTGTGTAAGGGTAGATTAAACTTTAGCCAATAGGTTCTtaaattgatttgaataaatCATTTACTGAGTAAGGCTCCGCAAAGCAAGATTATTTTTTGAACTGCATTAATAAAGTTCGTGTTCttatcttctttctttctcttattTGCTTACTATCTTTGTTACACAATCTTGTTCAAACTTGCGTTCATAAATTAGTTGGGACAAAGAACAAACATGTTTCTATTAGTGATGCCACAAATGGGAATTTATATGGATATTTATTAATGAACCTAaagatttttcattttaatatgttGTTTGTTTTCAAAGAAGAGGAATTATTAGAATATCACTAACAAAAGTTGAGATTGAGTCTCTTACATTTTTGAAAGATGATTCCATTTATCCAACAAATGGGTGTTTTGATATGATTTAGTTGAGATTGAATATATTGCATTTCTGAAAGAAATATGATTCCATTTATCTAGCAAAGATAACCACATGTGAGTTACCAACTAACAACTTGTTGATAGAGAGATTACTTGTTTAATGAttagtttaagaaaaaaaagtttagattatgcaatcaaaacaattcatgctaatgttggtgagtttatttCTCAggttttcaatgattattgttTGCTAGATTGTTGGTGCTAGTGACACGAGGCTAGATCTTTCGTCTCGCGATCTATGCGGCCTTAGATGATCCGTTCGTTCCAAACTCACCTAAGTCAGCCTAAACACCACAAGTGAGGATTTCTTTAGAATTCCcctaaggcaccaatttgtatagcggaaacAATTATgtcaaaagaacaacagaaagccacagaAAAAAACGCACGATAGGTGTTTGAGCAAATGCTCTCAATAATCTATTATtcataaagaataaagaaacaaTGGAATAATTTACAAGTGAGGGgagactctctatttatagttgagctcccccaaaacctaCGGTCTAGATTAAGTTatatcgacggacgagattaacctaTCCCTTAAATCATGGAATTTACAAGATACACAATATCTAatatttacaagatatgattcctatAAATCTTCTAATATTAGTCCTCATATTTACTAAAATAGCCTATATTGTCATATCTTCATTATTGGGTCAACCAGACTTCAATCTGACAGGTTTCTCCAACATTTCTTAGAATCCTCATTTAATCGATAGACCTCTATGGGGTGCACCTTGTGCCATGGTCACGGTTTTTGCACTTTGGCCTGTGACACGAGTAACTATCGCAAAATCCTTTTGTCTATACTAAAAAATGGTTtaacataattataaattaaatgtcTCCAACTAGTAGCTAAATCAtgctgtaatagcccatttttgcccgagcccgtaataaataaaccaaattaaaaattaaagtccaaaaaataataatacagtccaattttttttacattagcAGGCCTAAACCTAAGTAGGCCCAATTCCCCCCAAGCCCAATCACGAAGTGGCCCAACTGGCCTGAACCAAATGCCAGAAACCCTAGGCATTCAGCCCTAGCACGAGCGCCGCAACAGCAGCCTCCAATGCCGCTCTCTCTAGTCACCACAACCGTAGCCTCCATGCGCCGCGCCGAGCCGTGCCACGTCCTCGTACGATACCTGCAACAAACACCTGCAAAACAAGCAGAGACAGAacacaacaaaaacaaaaaagcaGAGAAGGCAAAGAAAAAGCAGAAATCGAgagaaaaaatagagaaaaaagaaaatagaaaagagcAGAAAAAAGGAGATGTATTTGGATCATTGAGGGATTTTCTTTTTTTcgttttggctataaaagccgatcCATCTTTTGTAGAGGGCTCTCTCCCTTTTTTTACACAGATTGAATATAGAAACAGAAGGATAGAAAGAAAATTTCGTGAGTTTTTAGTCTCTCTTCgttttctctattttttcttttattcttttgttcATTGTTAgcgaataaagaaaagaaaaaggaagtttAGAGTGAGGAGTTTACCTTCGTTGTGGAGCCGATTCCTTGTCTTCTCCGTCGTAATCAGAGATCGGGCGAGAGATCAGAGAGCCTTTGAGTGGAGGCTCGAAACGGTGCAGAGGTGTTAGAGTTTTCTTAGGGTTTTCTTTGAAAATGAAGaaggttaggttttttttaatttctgaacAGGATAATACGTCGCCGGATAGAGCCAATGTAATGTCTTTGAAACGACAGCGTTCTAAGAGCTCGACCCACGtgtgtgacccgacccggggaggaTCGGCGCACTTTCACTCATTGGTCTTTTTGTGCAATTAGTCCTCCCTTCTTTTGTGTTGTTCTGATTCAATTTTCTGCAGTTTTTTCGATttatattgtatattttattctGGTTTCAATTTGGTGCATGGCCAAACGGCGGCGTTTCCATTATCTGAATATTGGATTCTTGAACTTATGTGTTTGATTGATgtattagtccttatactttggGTTGATTGTAAGTTTAGTCTTTTAAATGCTGTAATTTCGATTTAATTAtctcttttcaaaaaaatttattcttattAATCATAATATTccgtttaatttttttaaatatgatttgTTGGTTTAAAATTAGCTTAGTatctattttaatatgtttatttatggtaaattttaaatattaggaTTGACactgtttttaaatttattatttaatataattttaagatgCAACATATTGTTATTTCAGATTATTATTAACATGTTTTGAGTTTATCAtacattgttttaaaatttatcatttttattttcaaactcTATATCATTATATGTTTCATCgtctatatatataaaaatgctttcataataatttgatatactttgtacatattttaataatttattttgtgttataacttaattttcttttgatataATGTTTTGAATGCTACTATATGtgctattaaattatttttaaaaaaaatatattattattttgatgtttgatattattatgattataaatttCAAGTATTTTTATATCTTGACATGTACTTTAAGTCAATTTTAGTTGTACATAATTTACTTCTTTCAAAACCTATCTAGGTGATTACTTTTTTAAATCAATAATGTATTAAAACTTTTACATGGTtattttatatgtgttatttgagGTAAATTAATAAGTGTATTGcttgtttcaaatttattttacatattattccATAATGTTATTCTTTTGTTTCAAGTCTATTTtgagttcatgtgtaaatgtttcAACTTAAAAATGTTGTTATTAATAAATGTTGTTGTGCATTTAATTCATTTGATATTTGACAATTAGGATTGATGTTTGCATAATAAGATAAAATTGTTGTAGCCATTTTTGCTTGAATTTatcctttgtttatttttcctcaATATGTATCTAGATTATGAATTGTATCTTTTACATTATGTATTGCAATTCAATCGAGTttcatttgtaaaaattgtatttatttaaaGCACTACAATCATGCtatttcataatcttcaaaagAAAGGCTTGGTGTTCATCGTTTTCAAttggattgtgccctaacttgcTGGGTTTCAATTCTTTTCCATGAATTTAGATGGCCAAGTACTTATTTTGTTAAAaccatacaatttcaaaataaaatttttgagatttcaAGATGTttgatcctaacttactggatacaacattttgttacctcatttttaaaaataaaggcaatgtcggttgtttaagaatttcgagagatcaaaccctaacttactgggttcgaATTTCTCTATTGGCTTAAATCAATCGAATCTCCTTTTTAAATGACATGATTTTCTAAAAAGGAACAATTTAATTTCAAAGACCGAATGGATGCACCGTAACTCACTGAGTGTAgcaatttatttcttcaaaatgagTTCGtcttattatttttggtttattcaaatttaaactgcaaaggatcgtattttaaaatattttcaacatttcgacactaagacgtcaaacaattaattcggtaccaatttttggcgtCACGAGAgtgttaacccttcctcgtgcgtaaccgactcccgaacctgtttttctcaaaattagcagaccaaaaatcattttaatggtgaaccgatcacaccttaataaaagatcggtggcgactcccatttctattttcaaaatcgatacccatttttcaaatttcaaaaaaatggtttcgacacatgCCTTTTAAATACAAaacttttgtatatttatatatataaaaatatgatattttacatACATCAGCATATGTATGCATCATACCTATAAGTTGTGATAAATACTTCCAAGGGTGATATCGGTTCGGTTCAATCAggttttttaaacattttgaacAGTCCATCATAATTCTATTCGGCTCGGTTATCGattttatcatattaattttttgttttgattttttagacttattttgatCAAATGAGTTTTGTTTTATGGTTTTTGAATACTATTTGACAAAATTTAAAggtctttttcataaatatttctaaaaaaatattttttcaagaacttttaaattatttcactattttaaatacaaaatatttatttttatatcaaaaaataattaaaaataattaaatattaaataaaaaatagaattcggTTTGATTTCTGGTAACTGCAGTTTTTGAACTTAAATTCCAGAAACCGTCCAAATTTGTGTCTATTTTCGATTTGGTCGATTTTTGTCTTAGCCGTAGACTCcccattacaaaaataaaattatcttgtAACTCAACGCCCAAGATTTAACTTACCAGCATTATCAAGAACAAGAGAGGCCTAATTCTAATAAACAAACTCACCTTAATGGGGATCATTTAAGCTACATCACACATCCATACCACATAAACGTAAACTATGACATAAACGAGTTATGCAATTCATCACTAATATTAAACTGAAATAAACAATTACgaatttaattattctatttgACAAGGCAGTCGGTCTAAGCTATCAAACACCGAATATTCAATAAACTTGAGCTGTTGTAATTAAAATAGAAGATGCATTAATACTAAAGAACAGAGAAGAATTAAAACACAAATAAGTCTCACGAATTGTTAAATCAAATTTCGTTAAAACCTTTTACTAGAAAAGAGAGTTTAGAAActcataaaataaagaaaacaaaataaaactaaaagcgACTAAGTCTCCGTCTCCCCCCCTAATCTTAACCTTATAATGTTTATTTATagagaaaaataatataatagagAAAATTCATAAGTGCCCGTAATTACATAAAGCTGGATTTTTCAGTTTATTTTGACAATTTTTGCGTCAAACTTCTAGGCCATTTTTGGGTACTTTCTTGATGTTTTTGGGCTTCaatcgtgaaataattttagttatatctttcaattctttcaaacCAGTTTATTATGGGCTAAAAAACGGAGGACTTTAGGTCAAGTTGTGGCCAAAACACTAAAGCAGTGCTGTGTTGAAAATCCAATATGCAAAAACTTgccaaaaataaactttaaggTTTTTTTCTCCAATTATTccctaaatcaaataaaattataaataatataattaagaacaTAAATAACATGATTCAATATAAGAAATATCACAAATAAATAGAGAAATTACACACTTATCAAGAATTAAATTTGGGAAGTTTCTGAAGTAGTAGTCTAAAAATCTAAAAGTATAAAACCTGTGAGGGTAGAAATAAATAGTTTCGCGAAAATGAAATtagaaatatgaagtttttacTATGTCTTGGAATTGATTATGAAAGATACAAATTTGATGGATCCAATAAGCTTTAGATATTTTATTAGCCttacaattcataaaagatttgaCATGTGTTTAATCGTTGTTACAAACTTTTATATGAATCACCAGATATTAAAGTTTATAATAAAATCCttaaaggatttagaatgctagaagcatgAAAAATTCTAGAGAAATTGTTTAATACCTTTGCATAAATATTTATTGATTTGATTCAAACATATGTATTATTATAGAATGATCATGATCAAAGTTTGCTATGATTTTTGTTAGGACTCCTAAaaagatcaaaataaaatttcccAAAATTCTTTCTCGTTCATGACTTCCAAAAAGAATAATGATATAATCATTTATCAACTTCGTTCAAGTGATAATTTGAAAAggtagtattcaagattgaatacgtagaatatgagatgTTATGTGATGTTATCATGAGATGGAGTAAATACATGTTATACTCCTTTCCCATTGACTGAatttttgtcccattgggttttcttagtaaattttttaatgaggtatcatattatgcatattatagatatatatattattttcctcCACTAAGATTTTTTCCCACAAGATTATTATTTTAGTAAGATTTTAATGAGGTAAGTTATCTGTCAATGGATATCTAAGaagtgttataaatattttattattttaaaatgaatttcttgatatgGTTTAGTACTCTAAGTTacttaaattttgatattatttatgtggaatggataaattaaaagaatattgACAGAAAGGTGAGGAAAATAATGTGAAAGAACaaatgccattttcaaaatttcattatcaTTAGCTGATGAAAAATATAGAGGATGGCGAATACATCAATGCAACTAAACTTGGTTTTCAATGCAACTAAACTTGGTTTTCTCCCCCCACTAATCTTGTCCCACATTTACCTCCAAAGCTGTATATATTAGCCTTAGTCGTTATCCCTTTTCCCTCCACAAATCCAAGCTTCAACTATACTTGTTTCTAATATTGAGCATACATGGCAGATAAAAAGGAAGGAGGCATCGTGAAGATAGGTCAAGTGGAAGGAATGAAAATGGCAGTTTCCATTTTGATGGAGTTCGAGCTTCCTGAAGGGCTTCTCCCTTTGGCTAACGTTGTTGAAGTGGGTTACGTGAAGGAGACTGGGTACATGTGGATTGTGCAAGAGAAGAAGGTGGAGCATGAGTTCAAGATGATCAGCAAGTTGGTGAGTTATGACACTGACATCAATGGCATTGTGGAGAAGAAAAGGATCAAGAAACTCAAGGGAGTCAAGGCCAAGGAGTTGATGTTATGGGCGCCTGTGAGTGAGATCACCATTGATGATAAACAACCAGAAAAGATCCATTTCAAGAGTCTTGCTGGCATCACCAAGACTTTCCCTGGCGAGGCTTTTGCTGCTGGCCAGTGATCCATTCATTTAAGTGTTGTGTCAATTTAAGGTTTATTTGCAAGTCTTTCTTCAGTATTAATGGAACATGGGAATGTGATGAATAACATCTTTACGAAAAGAAAAATGTATCTTAAATCTTGTTtggttaaatattaaaataaaatgttctTTTGATCAATAAAATGCTTCATTGCAACTTCACAAAAATCAGCTCGGATATTATCCATTAAGAAATCAGGACCTTCTATAACCATACAGATAACTCGTATTGACCCAACATATCTGCCACCTTATTCCCATCTTTTTTTCTATCAAATGACCATGAGAAACATTGCATCTGGCTTCCCAAGATCAGAATTTCATCAATGAGGCTCCCTACGTTTGATGTTGTACTATATGACTCTTGTAATTCTTTAAATGCTTGCAGCCAATCTGTCTCGACAGTCACTGCTGGAATGCCAGTCTCCTTAGCAAAAATCAGTCCAATCTCTTATTGTTGTTACCTCTGTTAGTGTCTTCTTCAAGCTGGTAAATATGTGGGCTAAGAGGAAATATGAGAGATGGACAGATCTGTAAAATGAAAGGTGTGCTAAGGGGGCGTCGGAATAGGCACTCCGATCGCTTTTTAGTACTTAAGTTAGTTTAGAGTTGAAGGGATTTTCAGAGAAAGCAAAAGGGATGAAGATAATGAAGTACAAGTTCCAACAAATGTCTCCCAAAGTTccctttaatgcttacccctctctcaCACATGATAACTCTCCCCTTCTTAAGTTCCAAGGTGCCTTGGGATTGGCTCCTTCTCTCTGTTTCGTCTATTTGCTCTATGTCATGGTTTGACCATGGTAGTCCTGTCTGACATTGGTCCTTTCCAACTCTAATACCTTGTTTGGCATCAGACTCGTGACACGATATTACATGCATGGTATAACAATAGTTCCCTCATGGAGTCTGAAATATGTTATGAAATGACATGGGGAAGACCTTGACAATATTTTCTGTAAGGAGACGTCTTCAAGCCACAAAGAAGTTGATTTCCTTGAGAAAGTTATTAGGCTTGCCATTAACATACATAACTGATTTCCCCGAGGAAATTATGGAGCCAGACatcagcccaaaagataattgaTTTCCCCGAGGCTAGCCATTTGCCTACATAATTGATTTCATTGAGGAAATTATGGGGTTAGACATCAtcccaaaataatttatttccctAAGGAAGTTGTAAGGCCAGCCTACACCCTTTGCCATAATGTTCAAGTCTTCATTTTGCTTCCCCGTTTTGCTTCTGTTTCCTTTCTATCGGTTTAACCTACAAAAGAGTCATACAAAACTTATATAAAATGTATCGATACATACCAAAGAAGTGTTGATCCTTTGACTAAAACTAGTCAATGAACTAGGTAGGTATCGATACATTTTATATAAGTTTTGTATCAATATCTAGCTTATCATTATAATTCTGACTTATAATGTTTCTGTAAGAATATCTAATGTCGTATATATTGTTAATATGTCAGTAACAATGATAAGCAGTAACACAACAGAATATCTGTAATTGGACAAAGttaaaaattagaagaagaatttTTTCGAGGCCTGTATaaacagtttccttaagacagattcgtcCATTCCTAGGTGCTTTGAGTAACGTTGGACGTCTGTCTCCTAGGATACAACAACAAACGATCACAGTAATAGCACAACAACAGTGATCAATCGAACACGATCTTGCCTTTCTCTATTACTAGGAGAAATGAATTTAGAAGGAATTTTTTATGTTGATAgttttgatgatatgttttagaAATCTCCTAACTTAGCTTTATATAGAGGagaggaaatgaatgaagaaGTTTGTTGAAAAATTAATAGACATGAGTGAATAGAgacaatgaatgaaaaaaattcaatattaaaccAGGAGATACATTTTTTCAAAAGATACAACTGTATGGAAAAATGCACTATTAAACTAAGAGATACAATTATCATTCATCACTCAATAATAATTTTCTAACAGTTTCGATACCTAAACCTCTAGTGTTGATACTTAGCtacaaaaatatctttaaaatattttataaatcttAGAACACTTCAATATTGACTAAAAAAATTTGGTTAAGTTGAAACCCATTTGAAACATATTTTTGAATACTTCGCaagtttttgaaaatatttagtcactaaataatttggtggtaaaatattttttaaatgtttatatcaAAAGATTAAGATATTAAAGctaaaaatatcattataattataaAGTTGACTATTGTGTTGTTaatcatttaatattattttatacaatatttttaataattaatgaatttatcataaattcaaacttaatatttaaaaattttagtctttTAAAAGTATTTATGTTATTAAACCTAAAGAATTCTTTATCATTTATATGGATAGTTTTTgtggaattttaaaattatatataatttttcctttatatattattaaatattgaaaagtttcctctaataaattttattttattcaagcaATTAGAATTTcttatttaagttttattaaatttgaatttgattattatcaCATGCactctatttttaaatattaatcaatttaagtttaaataatataatagtcgattgagtcttaactcgattggtaagAGCATTGTTGCCAATGTAGGAGGATATAGGTTCAagtgcgctgaagcgcattatcctcttatttatggattggggaggggctatgggtagttctaggcattgtctCAAAAAGAGTTGATatgattagaactttgaattagttATTATCACATGCACTTTCGAAAGCACAATTGATGTCCTAATCAATGCGGACGAAGTGCCCCTTCCACTAGAAGGAGAACTCGCTCTATTATGGCAAAAGAGTTTGCCGACATAGCGGTAGCCAAGAAGAAAGATAATGAGAAGGCTCTTATTGTTGAGAAACCAAGCAATAAAAGAAAGATTATCACAGAAAGCTATGATGACCCGACAAATGATTCAAAAACTATATACTGAGTCAAGCTTTGATGAAGACGTACCATTGAGGAATGTCATTACAATGAGTACCAAAACCAAGCGGCCCAACATTCCTCTCTCTGCACAACAGAGGAACAATAAAATGAAACAAGCCAAGGTGCCAAAGCTGCTTGTTGATGCTTCCAGAAAAGAAGAGGAAAGACTGATGGAGAAGAGGAACCAAGTATTCGTATCCCTAGCTTGTTCTAAAAGGTATTTGTCTCTAGTAAAGAAAAGTTTTATTAAAGAGCAAAACATGGATGAAACAAGTTTTGTTGACCATGGGATTGACACAATTCTTTAGAACAATAGGCTGATAGGATTTGTAAGATTTGTTAAACCctatgatacggggttgcgcgcggaccaagatcgagttgccaagtcacgggaaactcctacgaaaaccctaaacaatcagatccgaaacgaaacagaaaaattaaaagattagaactttgaatttccagatctgaaataaaatccccaaatcagcaaagaatcaaattgagaatagaaataagtgttagggttcttgaaaccctcaaggagattgtgattctgcccaattgaacaccaagatagttttccccaaatttcgacaatctaatttcacccaaaaagagtatggaaaaaccctagaaattggggatttttgggctgattccttaagatagaaaaaggctgaaaacacaataagaacagaaaatagattagataatgattcagcacaagtagaaataaagaaagaattgacagtaagaaattaaaagataagtcctaagaagccttaaaatctcgaaagatctcacaactcccttcaaacggctctaatctcccctccaaagaatatcaatggcaagaagaaggttgaagatggctcccacaatcaaaaagattgttaaaacaacttctaaagaaaactcaagagaaaatccttgaagaactcaaagaaaattctgctctt from the Gossypium hirsutum isolate 1008001.06 chromosome D09, Gossypium_hirsutum_v2.1, whole genome shotgun sequence genome contains:
- the LOC107890187 gene encoding uncharacterized protein, whose product is MADKKEGGIVKIGQVEGMKMAVSILMEFELPEGLLPLANVVEVGYVKETGYMWIVQEKKVEHEFKMISKLVSYDTDINGIVEKKRIKKLKGVKAKELMLWAPVSEITIDDKQPEKIHFKSLAGITKTFPGEAFAAGQ